The Thermococcus sibiricus MM 739 DNA window GTCTTGCTGCTGAGCCAGCTTCTACTATCTTTCTAACTATTTCCATCTCTTTTTCAAGATCTCCATCCACCCAGCTTTCATCTTTTTTCGGCCAATCTTCTAAATGAACACTTTCTTTATTGCTAAATGGCCTTATTAGGTTTTGATAGATTTCTTCAGTTATGTACGGTGTAAAGGGAGCCATTAGCCTGAGCAAGACATCAAATATTTTCCAAAGAGTCCAGTAAGCCGCTAATTTATCAGGATCATCTCTTTCAACCCATAGCCTTTTTCTTATGACTCTAACATACCATCTGCTGAGATCCTCTATAATGAAGTTTTCTATTCCTCTAGTAGCTTTTGTTAGATAGAAACTCTCTAGGCCATCTTCCACAGTACTGATTAGATTATTAACCTTCGAAAGTATCCACTTGTCTTCCTCTCTAAATGGAAGTTCCTCGGGATTAAGTTTAGTAGGATCAAAGTTATCCAGGCTCATGTACGTTGAGCTCAGTATATAGACATTCCATAGTATGTTGAGCATTCTCTTAACTTGGGCCAGACCTTTCCAGCTGAATCTAAGATTCTCCCATGGAGTAGTTGCCCAAAGCATATAGAACCTAAACGGATCTCTACCATCTTTTTGAATAACATCCTCAGGCCTTATTATATTCCCAAGGCTCTTACTCATCTTGTCTCCTTTTTCATCTAGGACATAACCATGCATTGCCACTTTTCTGTAGGGGACTGTGTCAAAAGCCACAACTGAAGCTGCCTGCTGGGAGTAGAACCACTTTGTAACCTGATCTTCTCCTTCTACAATGAAGTCTGCTGGCCATAGCCTCTCAAATAGATCTTTTCTCCTTGGATAATCTAAAGATGCCCAACTTGCTATTCCACTATCAAACCATACATCGAGCACATCTTTGACACGTTTCATTTCCTTGTTGTTTACTTTTATAACAAAGGCATCAACGTATGGTCTGTGAAGATCCTCTGGCCCTAGTTTTTCTTCTATGACTCTAAGCTTTTCGTCATAACTCTCTGGAAGTTCTATTCTCTCACCATTAACTTCAATGGCTACTGAAAGCTCAACAAGTTCTTCAAAAGTACCTACTATGTATATCTCCCCATCTTCACTACTCCATATTGGGAGGGGTATTCCCCAATATCTTTGCCTTGAGATACACCAATCACCTGAGTGCATGACACCGTTGTCATACCTTATCTTTACCCAATCGGGATACCAAGTGACTTTTTTGTCATTTTCTTCTATTATTTTGTCCTTAACTTTGCTTATCTTAAGAAACCATTGATCAGTGGCCCTAAATATGAGGGGTGTTTTACAACGCCAGCAGTGCGGATACTTGTGTTCTATTGTTCCTGCTTTGAGGAGAAGGCCCTTTTCTCTTAGGTATTCTACTATCTCTGGATCAGCATCTTTAACGAATTTGCCCTTCCACTTTCCTTCATAGTACCTTCCTTCATCATCAAGGGGTGAATAAATTGGAATTCCATACTGTTTTCCTATTTCAAAGTCTTCTTCACCATGGCCTGGAGCTGTGTGAACTAATCCAGTACCCTCTCCAAGAGTTACATGTTCACCGAGTATCAATTTATGGGCCCACTTGTATTTCTCTCTAAATTCTTTCTGTCTTGGATATTCCTCTAAGAATGGATGCACATAGCGGAGCCCTTCCAGTTCTTCACCCTTGAATTCTTCCACTATCTCCCCTTTAGCTCCAGTTTCTTCGAGAATTCTCCCAACAAGTGCCTTTGCTACTATCCAATATTCTTCTTTCCCTTCATGAGATACCTTCACCTTTGCATACTCATATTCCGGATGAACTGTAACGGCCAAGTTGGCTGGAAGAGTCCATGGCGTAGTTGTCCATATTAGAACATATTCGTTATCTTTCCCCTCTACTGGGAATTTTACATAGATACTAGGATCTTCTCTTATTTTGTACTCTCCTCTTACTTCATGCTCTGCTAAAGCCGTTTCACATCTAGGACACCAGTGGAGAACCCTTTGGTCTTTTTCGAGAAGACCATTTTCCCATGCCCTCTTTAAAGTAAACCATGCAGATTCTATATACTCATTTTTGATTGTCATGTACGGATTATCCCAATCCATCCAAACTCCGAGCATTTTAAACTGCTCTGTCATGATTTTAAGATTAGTTAAAGCAAAATCCCTACACTTC harbors:
- the ileS gene encoding isoleucine--tRNA ligase, which produces MIKEPEMKEYNPQVLEEKIEKLWKENEIYNKVKKARETGPDYYFLDGPPYVSGAIHLGTAWNKIIKDMVIRFRSMQGYNVRRQPGFDMHGLPIEVKVEQALGLKYKKDIEEKVGVENFIKKCRDFALTNLKIMTEQFKMLGVWMDWDNPYMTIKNEYIESAWFTLKRAWENGLLEKDQRVLHWCPRCETALAEHEVRGEYKIREDPSIYVKFPVEGKDNEYVLIWTTTPWTLPANLAVTVHPEYEYAKVKVSHEGKEEYWIVAKALVGRILEETGAKGEIVEEFKGEELEGLRYVHPFLEEYPRQKEFREKYKWAHKLILGEHVTLGEGTGLVHTAPGHGEEDFEIGKQYGIPIYSPLDDEGRYYEGKWKGKFVKDADPEIVEYLREKGLLLKAGTIEHKYPHCWRCKTPLIFRATDQWFLKISKVKDKIIEENDKKVTWYPDWVKIRYDNGVMHSGDWCISRQRYWGIPLPIWSSEDGEIYIVGTFEELVELSVAIEVNGERIELPESYDEKLRVIEEKLGPEDLHRPYVDAFVIKVNNKEMKRVKDVLDVWFDSGIASWASLDYPRRKDLFERLWPADFIVEGEDQVTKWFYSQQAASVVAFDTVPYRKVAMHGYVLDEKGDKMSKSLGNIIRPEDVIQKDGRDPFRFYMLWATTPWENLRFSWKGLAQVKRMLNILWNVYILSSTYMSLDNFDPTKLNPEELPFREEDKWILSKVNNLISTVEDGLESFYLTKATRGIENFIIEDLSRWYVRVIRKRLWVERDDPDKLAAYWTLWKIFDVLLRLMAPFTPYITEEIYQNLIRPFSNKESVHLEDWPKKDESWVDGDLEKEMEIVRKIVEAGSAARQKAKIKLRYPVKQVIVETEDEITKKAVERLNRLLRDQLNAKEVKVAKIEREIKVKPNFAKLGPHFKGDAKVVAKWISEQNGKELYERLMQGKLKVEVGDKEFTIEKEHIIMEEELPEFLIGEEFDHGKVFVDKIITRELMTEGLAREFVRRIQEMRKQLDLDVNDRIMAYVETTEENKELLEEMLDYIKGETRAIEVKFEEPRGYVVEWPEVEAKIGIEKVG